Proteins from one Salvelinus sp. IW2-2015 linkage group LG32, ASM291031v2, whole genome shotgun sequence genomic window:
- the LOC111956729 gene encoding zinc finger protein 521-like isoform X5, with the protein MKTHASNKPHKCPVCRRGFLSSSSLHGHMQVHERGKDXSXXGXGSGXSXEEWKLKETRKCSRCEEGFDVPEELQRHIAECHPECSPSEDGGLXGALQCIYCHEPFSDEGVLLTHIDQAHSXDRKGHXCAVCSEHFLSVEDLYAHMDXHQLPESSNHSNSPSLLTVGYTSVSSTTPDSNLSVDSSTMVEAAPPXPKTRGRRKRAAQHTSHDVGGRSSKQPKISYSCIYCNKQVFXSLAVLQIHLRTMHLDKPEQAHTCQFCLEXLPSLFNLXEHLKQVHNAEDHXXLXXSLPDXLLQCNFCTEVLSBLNALQEHIRCSHXFPSPVAKESNAFFCPQCFMGFLTEATLEEHVRQTHCXXGSLRFDSPLXVTXKEPXVEVYSCSYCTNSPIFNSVLKLNKHIKENHKNIPLALNYINNGKKSLRTLSPSSPISIDQXFLHGSSSRXNRGXSEFICNQCGAKYTSLDLFQTHLKTHLDGXQPQLXCPQCXKDFPNQESLLKHVTVHFTITSTYYICESCDKQFTSVDDLQKHLLXMHTFVFFRCTLCQEVFDSKVSTQLHLAVKHSNEKKVYRCTSCNWDFRHEADLQLHVKHSHLENQGRAHRCIFCGESFGTEVELQCHITTHSKKYNCRFCSKAFQAIVLLEKHLREKHCVFEGKAQNCGANGSTTGGVDHHPAAKDDAELQGLLTNSHGVGVAGSGGVLESPNNHDGSEEEVDTADPLFGCDICGASYTMDSLLTNHQLRDHNIRPGESAMAKRKSDLIKGTHKCNVCQRTFFSEAGLREHMQTHLGPVKHYMCPICGERFPSLLTLTEHKVTHSKSLDTGSCRICKMPLQSEEDFMEHCQMHPDLRNSLTGFRCVVCMQTVTSTLELKIHGTFHMQKTGTMSTNHPIGRTTNLASHNHHHHQQHHQVNQKLFKCASCLKEFRSKSDLVKLDINGLPYGLCAACVSAAGSKSSSPKVMNGGRQQQGGGGATTPAMPAAAWTAHMETLSPGEGKGKLAHSSSSSSSSISSSAAKTRCTSCNVKFESEAELQNHAQTVHREQAGDSNSGQLRTPQISPMPRASPSQTEEKKTYQCIKCQMVFYSEWDIQVHVANHMLGRREEGLNHECKLCSQSFDSPAKLQCHLIEHSFEGMGGTFKCPVCFTVFVQASKLQQHIFSAHGQEDKIYDCSPCPQKFFFQTELQNHTLTQHSS; encoded by the exons ATGAAGACCCACGCCTCCAACAAGCCCCACAAGTGCCCTGTGTGCCGCCGGGGCTTYCTCTCCTCCAGCTCCCTCCAYGGACACATGCAGGTCCACGAGCGGGGCAAAGACRGYAGYRGCRGGGGGYCAGGCAGYGGMYTCTCCARGGAGGARTGGAAGCTGAAGGAGACRAGGAARTGCAGCCGCTGCGAGGAGGGYTTTGAYGTCCCTGAGGAGTTGCARAGGCACATCGCYGAGTGCCACCCWGAGTGCTCTCCRTCRGAGGACGGGGGCCTGKGTGGYGCCYTGCAGTGCATCTAYTGCCACGAGCCMTTCAGCGAYGAGGGYGTCCTGCTGACMCACATTGACCAGGCCCACAGCCRCGACCGCAAAGGTCACWRCTGCGCCGTCTGCTCCGAGCACTTCCTCTCYGTGGAGGACCTSTATGCCCACATGGACRTCCACCARCTCCCTGARTCCAGTAACCACAGCAACAGCCCWTCCCTGCTCACTGTGGGCTACACCTCYGTCTCCAGCACCACCCCRGACTCCAACCTCTCCGTCGACAGCTCCACCATGGTGGAGGCMGCCCCGCCYRTRCCCAAGACccgggggaggaggaagagggctgCCCAGCACACCTCACATGACGTCGGGGGACGCTCCTCCAAGCAGCCCAAGATCTCCTACAGCTGCATCTACTGCAACAAGCAGGTGTTCWMTAGCCTKGCCGTRCTTCAGATACACCTGCGGACCATGCACCTTGACAAACCYGagcaggcacacacctgtcagttCTGCCTRGAGKTGCTKCCCTCCCTGTTCAACCTGARCGAGCACCTRAAGCAGGTGCACAAYGCCGAGGACCATGYCRCCCTGSTGGSCAGCCTGCCYGACRCCYTGCTYCAGTGTAAYTTCTGCACYGAGGTKYTRAGYRACCTCAACGCTCTTCAAGAACACATCCGCTGCTCCCAYRGCTTCCCCAGCCCCGTGGCCAAGGAGAGYAAYGCCTTCTTCTGTCCCCAGTGCTTYATGGGGTTCCTGACYGARGCCACSCTGGAGGAGCACGTCCGTCAGACCCACTGTGASGSRGGCAGCCTGCGTTTCGACTCCCCCCTRGMGGTGACYYCYAAGGAGCCCRTYGTGGAGGTGTACTCCTGCTCCTACTGCACCAACTCGCCMATCTTCAACAGYGTTCTGAAGCTGAACAAGCACATCAAAGAAAACCACAAGAACATTCCKCTGGCGCTGAACTACATCAACAATGGRAAGAAGTCTCTGCGGACCCTCAGCCCTTCCTCACCCATATCGATTGATCAAWCTTTCCTTCATGGTTCCTCCTCTCGYRGCAATCGTGGCAYTAGCGAGTTCATCTGCAACCAGTGTGGGGCCAAGTACACCAGCCTGGACCTGTTCCAGACCCACCTGAARACTCACCTGGAYGGGATRCAGCCCCARCTCAMCTGCCCCCAGTGCARCAAGGACTTCCCCAACCAGGAGTCCCTGCTGAAGCATGTGACGGTCCACTTYACCATCACCTCTACCTACTACATCTGYGAGAGCTGCGACAAGCAGTTCACCTCAGTGGACGACCTGCAGAAACACCTGCTGGAMATGCACACGTTCGTGTTCTTCCGCTGCACCCTCTGCCAGGAAGTGTTTGACTCCAAGGTGTCCACYCAGCTCCACCTGGCCGTCAAGCACAGCAAYGAGAARAAGGTGTACCGCTGYACCTCMTGYAACTGGGACTTCAGGCACGAGGCCGACCTGCAGCTGCATGTCAAGCACAGCCACCTGGAGAACCAGGGCCGGGCCCACCGCTGCATCTTCTGCGGGGAGTCCTTCGGCACGGAGGTGGAGCTGCAGTGCCACATCACCACCCACAGCAAGAAGTATAACTGCCgcttctgcagcaaagcattcCAAGCCATCGTACTTCTGGAGAAGCACCTGAGGGAGAAGCACTGTGTGTTCGAGGGAAAGGCCCAGAACTGTGGCGCCAATGGATCCACCACCGGAGGAGTGGACCACCACCCAGCGGCCAAGGACGACGCAGAGCTACAGGGTCTGTTGACCAACAGCCATGGTGTAGGGGTGGCAGGATCAGGGGGCGTGTTGGAGTCCCCAAACAACCATGATGGGAGTGAGGAGGAAGTGGACACCGCTGACCCCTTGTTCGGGTGCGACATCTGCGGGGCATCGTACACAATGGACTCCCTCCTCACCAACCACCAACTCCGAGACCACAACATCCGCCCGGGTGAGAGCGCCATGGCGAAGAGGAAGTCCGACCTGATCAAGGGCACCCACAAGTGTAACGTTTGCCAACGCACCTTCTTCTCAGAGGCAGGTCTGAGGGAACACATGCAAACCCACCTGGGTCCCGTCAAGCACTACATGTGTCCCATCTGCGGAGAGCGTTTCCCCTCGCTGCTCACACTGACCGAGCACAAGGTCACCCACAGCAAGAGCCTAGACACAGGCAGCTGCCGAATCTGCAAGATGCCCCTGCAGAGCGAGGAGGACTTCATGGAGCACTGCCAGATGCACCCAGACCTGAGGAACTCCCTGACGGGCTTCCGCTGTGTGGTGTGCATGCAGACCGTCACCTCCACCCTGGAGCTCAAGATTCACGGCACCTTCCACATGCAGAAGACTGGCACAATGTCCACCAACCACCCCATCGGCCGCACCACCAATCTGGCTTCCCacaaccaccatcatcaccaacaacaccaccaggtCAACCAGAAGCTTTTCAAGTGTGCCTCGTGCCTGAAGGAGTTCCGGTCCAAATCTGACCTGGTGAAGCTAGACATCAACGGGCTGCCGTACGGGCTGTGTGCCGCGTGTGTCAGCGCCGCTGGCTCAAAGAGCTCTAGCCCCAAGGTAATGAACGGaggtaggcagcagcagggagggggaggagccACGACCCCAGCCATGCCTGCAGCAGCATGGACCGCTCATATGGAGACTCTCAGCCCCGGGGAGGGGAAAGGCAAGCTGGCCCATTCATCGTCatcgtcctcctcctctatctcctcaaGCGCCGCCAAGACTCGATGTACCAGCTGCAATGTGAAGTTTGAGTCAGAGGCGGAGCTGCAGAACCACGCCCAGACGGTGCACAGGGAACAGGCAGGGGACAGCAACAGCGGGCAGCTCAGGACCCCACAGATCTCCCCCATGCCCAGGGCAAGCCCCTCACAGACTGAGGAG AAGAAGACCTACCAGTGCATCAAGTGTCAGATGGTCTTCTACAGCGAATGGGACATCCAGGTCCACGTGGCCAATCACATGCTAGGTAGGAGAG